A window from Triticum aestivum cultivar Chinese Spring chromosome 6D, IWGSC CS RefSeq v2.1, whole genome shotgun sequence encodes these proteins:
- the LOC123141618 gene encoding uncharacterized protein: MENQRSAVGWRIHPPPPPHLPPPPPPSTQGHDDQKFGGSQEISLEGTAKNSGRAKWNHQMKAYLIELLRDHDVPKYRTVHAPQVEANSAQGNDLTVHAPQVEAIPISSQHVGQTLHEIPQVVHRNRRPSSSAPEVTSRKRAKKQKTTSIDDFHERYLKFRREEIDRYAAIEERKLKDPFSIKKCIKALERLEGLSMADMLKAADIFTANKENREVFLSFSSNELRLG; encoded by the exons ATGGAGAACCAGCGGAGCGCTGTCGGCTGGCGAATCCACCCTCCTCCGCCTCCCCATCTCCCCCCTCCACCCCCTCCATCCACGCAAGGGCATGACGACCAGAAATTTGGGGGAAGTCAAGAAATCTCCCTAGAAG GTACCGCTAAGAATTCTGGTAGAGCCAAGTGGAATCATCAGATGAAGGCATATCTCATTGAACTCTTAAGAGATCATGATGTTCCCAAATACCGGACAGTACATGCTCCACAAGTTGAGGCAAACTCGGCTCAAGGAAATGACTTGACAGTACATGCTCCACAAGTTGAAGCAATACCAATTTCCTCACAACATGTTGGACAAACCTTGCATGAAATTCCACAAGTTGTACATCGCAATCGTCGACCATCTAGCTCAGCTCCTGAGGTTACTAGCAGGAAGAGAGCGAAAAAGCAAAAGACGACCAGTATTGATGATTTTCATGAGAGATACCTGAAATTCAGAAGGGAAGAAATAGATAGGTATGCAGCCATTGAGGAGAGGAAATTAAAGGACCCCTTCAGCATCAAGAAATGCATCAAAGCACTTGAAAGGTTGGAGGGTCTTTCGATGGCCGATATGCTAAAAGCAGCGGACATCTTCACCGCCAACAAGGAGAACAGGGAAGTATTTCTATCATTTTCAAGTAACGAATTACGGTTAGGTTAG